Proteins co-encoded in one Flavobacterium sp. M31R6 genomic window:
- a CDS encoding DUF4230 domain-containing protein, with protein sequence MLKRILVGAVVVVAIILAFKFCEFKKGDESSLDYNTNLIQQQIVNVGKLVVTEGHFSEVVTYKNQQKYMMDMLSFEKKALIIVNADVTVSYDLHQMKYDIDEANKTITILSIPKEEIKISPDIKFYDVEQSQMNPFTGDDYNKINKSVKANLAKKIEKSSLKSNAQNRLISELSKILILTNTMGWKLQYDGKVIENEKDFATKVKL encoded by the coding sequence ATGCTAAAAAGAATTTTAGTTGGAGCAGTAGTAGTAGTGGCAATAATTTTGGCATTCAAATTCTGCGAATTCAAAAAAGGGGACGAATCTTCTTTAGACTACAATACCAATTTGATTCAACAACAAATCGTGAATGTGGGTAAATTGGTGGTTACCGAAGGACATTTTTCGGAAGTAGTAACTTATAAAAATCAACAAAAGTACATGATGGATATGCTTTCGTTTGAGAAAAAAGCATTGATAATCGTTAATGCCGATGTTACCGTATCCTATGATTTACATCAGATGAAATACGATATTGACGAAGCCAATAAAACCATCACAATTCTAAGCATTCCGAAAGAAGAAATAAAAATAAGTCCAGACATCAAATTTTATGATGTAGAACAAAGCCAGATGAATCCGTTTACTGGAGACGATTACAACAAAATCAACAAATCGGTAAAAGCTAATTTAGCTAAGAAAATAGAAAAATCATCCTTGAAATCCAATGCCCAAAACCGTTTGATAAGTGAGTTATCGAAGATTTTGATTCTTACAAATACGATGGGATGGAAACTGCAATACGACGGAAAAGTGATTGAAAATGAAAAAGATTTTGCTACAAAAGTAAAACTTTAG